The Benincasa hispida cultivar B227 chromosome 9, ASM972705v1, whole genome shotgun sequence genome has a segment encoding these proteins:
- the LOC120086743 gene encoding zinc finger protein 1-like yields the protein MESQTDRNPFSGDGEEDDEKEITGEFSDDRSSLLELQLSSNSPDSTTKPRIFSCNYCQRKFFSSQALGGHQNAHKRERTLAKRVQKFDWAAAAAASIPLHGGAFDRRSSLGIHAHSQQIQKPAVGLFFGGAGPASSQLWPRPLFMGQQPAVGRLTAEVGGRNFGRFDEVAGWAAIGSSNAGNESNNNVNIVHSQTKQDQDQSNFLDLSLKL from the coding sequence ATGGAATCCCAAACCGACCGGAACCCATTTTCCGGCGACGGCGAGGAAGACGATGAGAAAGAAATTACCGGCGAATTTTCCGATGACCGGAGCAGCCTTTTGGAACTTCAACTCTCATCAAATTCTCCAGATTCAACAACAAAACCCAGAATTTTCTCATGTAATTATTGCCAAAGAAAATTCTTCAGCTCCCAAGCTTTAGGAGGCCATCAAAATGCCCATAAAAGAGAGAGGACTTTAGCCAAACGAGTTCAAAAATTCGACTGGGCGGCGGCGGCAGCGGCGTCGATTCCACTCCACGGCGGCGCGTTTGATCGAAGGTCGTCGTTGGGAATTCACGCGCACTCTCAGCAAATTCAGAAGCCAGCTGTAGGGTTGTTTTTTGGTGGGGCAGGGCCTGCTAGTTCTCAATTGTGGCCTAGGCCGTTGTTTATGGGTCAACAACCGGCGGTGGGGCGGTTGACTGCGGAGGTGGGTGGCCGGAATTTTGGAAGATTTGATGAGGTGGCAGGGTGGGCGGCGATTGGAAGCTCAAACGCCGGTAATGAGAGTAATAATAATGTTAATATTGTTCATTCTCAGACCAAACAGGATCAGGATCAGTCCAATTTTCTTGATTTGTCTCTTAAACTCTAA
- the LOC120086109 gene encoding two-component response regulator ARR12-like, giving the protein MTVEPRLDDPIDQFPTGMRVLAVDDDPTCLLILETLLRRCQYHVTTTNQAVMALKLLRENKNKFDVVISDVHMPDMDGFKLLELVGLEMDLPVIMLSANGDPKLVMKGITHGACDYLLKPVRIEELKNIWQHVIRRKKFDPKDRMNSGNQDRPDSENGEEAADPNGKFNKKRKDQNYNEDDDQDYNGQDNDDSSTQKKPRVVWSVELHRKFVNAVNQLGIDKAVPKKILDLMNVEKLTRENVASHLQKYRLYLKRISCVANQQANMVTALSSADPSYLRIGSLSGIGNFHSLTGPPQFPNTAYRSIPTTGMLGRLNTPACMGMHGLSSPGTVQLGNLNNSSNDQSTFQPIMLSGNRSGNIFRGMPEQSELDQLQHVKHGTHMDNLSSAFDERTVFPASIGLPNANISAGTLSNPLLGLTNDPLISEVQHHEVNGGRKFGTQSSISVVSSNSDSSRPSLDNVRCTGDNWSTAVHSSRVHLNTIPSSNLSNVATSFHSQLRDNTTSALHVGNCLSDISSITSISTQTHHSRMDSQRQVATTSNRYDQMISKVPVQDWNDHKEDAYYHTTVACSSSNSLIPVNGAAETLPNHLENQNTIFSGGKDFNVNGQANVLDHAMVEHDQFKKSTMETSLMLKQGYLYDHQQKMQSRFSSSNCGSLEDIACAMMKQEQDDGKLLEGDFGCDNYPIGTCM; this is encoded by the exons ATGACGGTTGAGCCTAGACTCGATGACCCAATTGACCAATTTCCCACTGGAATGCGTGTTCTCGCTGTTGACGACGATCCCACTTGTCTTTTGATCTTGGAGACTTTGCTTCGTCGATGCCAGTATCATG TCACTACAACTAATCAGGCTGTTATGGCACTCAAGTTGCTGAGAGAAAACAAGAACAAGTTTGATGTGGTTATCAGTGATGTCCACATGCCTGACATGGATGGATTTAAGCTGCTGGAGCTTGTTGGGCTGGAGATGGACCTGCCTGTTATTA TGCTTTCTGCAAATGGAGATCCCAAACTTGTGATGAAAGGAATTACTCATGGAGCATGTGATTACTTGTTGAAACCTGTTCGCATTGAGGAGCTAAAGAACATTTGGCAGCATGTAATAAGGAGAAAGAAATTTGATCCAAAGGACAGAATGAATTCTGGCAATCAGGACAGGCCTGATTCTGAGAATGGCGAAGAAGCTGCAGATCCAAATGGGAAATTTAATAAGAAAAGGAAGGACCAGAACTATAATGAAGATGATGACCAAGACTATAATGGACAAGATAATGATGACTCATCAACCCAGAAGAAGCCTCGTGTTGTTTGGTCTGTGGAGCTGCATAGGAAGTTTGTAAATGCGGTTAACCAGTTGGGCATAGACA AGGCAGTGCCTAAAAAGATTTTGGACTTGATGAATGTCGAAAAGCTCACAAGAGAAAATGTAGCTAGCCATCTCCAG AAATACAGGCTTTATCTAAAGAGGATCAGCTGTGTGGCAAACCAGCAAGCTAACATGGTGACTGCATTGAGCAGCGCGGATCCTTCTTATTTGAGAATTGGTTCCCTTAGCGGAATTGGGAATTTCCATTCTTTGACTGGACCTCCACAGTTTCCGAACACTGCTTATCGATCTATCCCAACCACCGGGATGCTCGGTCGATTGAATACTCCTGCTTGTATGGGTATGCATGGCCTTTCTTCCCCTGGAACAGTCCAACTGggtaatttgaacaattcaagcAATGATCAGTCTACATTTCAGCCAATCATGCTTTCTGGAAACCGCAGTGGGAATATCTTCCGGGGAATGCCTGAGCAATCAGAACTTGATCAACTACAACATGTTAAGCATGGGACCCATATGGACAATCTCTCTTCCGCTTTTGATGAGAGAACAGTATTTCCTGCTTCCATTGGCCTCCCAAATGCAAATATATCTGCCGGTACTTTGAGTAATCCACTTTTGGGATTAACTAACGATCCCTTGATTTCAGAAGTCCAGCATCATGAAGTGAATGGTGGTAGAAAATTTGGAACTCAATCTTCCATTTCGGTAGTATCTTCAAATTCAGATAGCTCACGTCCTTCACTAGATAATGTTAGATGCACCGGCGACAATTGGTCTACTGCTGTTCATTCATCTAGGGTGCACTTGAATACAATTCCATCTAGCAACCTTTCTAATGTTGCTACTTCCTTCCATAGTCAGTTGAGAGACAATACTACCAGTGCATTGCATGTAGGAAATTGTCTTTctgacatttcttctattacttcAATATCTACGCAGACCCATCATTCAAGAATGGATTCTCAACGTCAAGTAGCCACAACTAGCAACAGATATGATCAAATGATCTCAAAGGTTCCTGTTCAGGATTGGAATGATCATAAAGAGGATGCCTATTACCACACAACTGTGGCCTGTAGCTCATCAAATTCTTTGATACCAGTGAATGGTGCTGCAGAGACGTTGCCCAACCATTTGGAAAATCAGAACACAATCTTCTCTGGTGGCAAGGATTTTAACGTGAATGGTCAGGCAAATGTTCTTGATCATGCAATGGTGGAACATGATCAATTCAAAAAATCAACCATGGAGACATCACTCATGTTGAAACAAGGTTACCTGTATGATCATCAGCAAAAGATGCAATCCAGATTTTCATCAAGTAACTGCGGCTCCTTGGAAGACATAGCATGTGCCATGATGAAACAG GAACAAGATGATGGAAAATTATTGGAAGGAGACTTTGGATGTGATAATTATCCCATTGGAACTTGCATGTGA
- the LOC120086110 gene encoding brassinosteroid-related acyltransferase 1 has protein sequence MATPHESHSQVSLTKFLTVFPKTLNPPKLLELSNLDRQCPLHMYLIFFYNPSSVYSNSSLDLVFTKLKIGLEQTLSIWFPAAGRLDRNSTDGKLNLRCDNRGAILVQAITNVKLSELGDLSNYNEFFENLVHKPVLNGNFSEFPLVVAQVTRFGCGGYAIGTGISHSLFDGPAAYDFLSAWAANSAIFKDHQYGGELLHRIISPMHERGRLLTGSVANRCSRSGTGTVAVAIDHLYKLIMQSAMGNEEEVGKKEYVCKTFRVNRGMIERLKKNALGENGVAAAFACSSFDVIAAHLWKARTKALSVSKEKMVCLQFAVDARNKLMPPLPKGFSGNAFVLASVALTAKQLEEESYKTIIEMIRNAKSQVDNDYINAYQHGLEGPQASLPPLKELTVVSDWTRMPFHKIEFLHGQATYASPLKPPILEVAYFLQNPADSQAIDVHVPLLEHTFDAFSSYFLTRMQ, from the exons ATGGCCACTCCCCATGAATCCCATTCCCAAGTTTCTCTTACAAAATTTCTCACTGTCTTTCCCAAAACCTTAAACCCTCCAAAACTTTTGGAGCTTTCAAATTTAGATAGGCAGTGTCCATTACATATGTACCTTATTTTCTTCTATAACCCTTCTTCTGTTTACTCAAACTCATCACTTGATTTAGTGTTCACCAAATTGAAGATAGGTCTAGAACAGACCTTGTCGATTTGGTTTCCAGCAGCCGGTCGGTTGGACCGAAACTCTACCGATGGCAAGCTGAATCTCCGGTGCGATAACCGCGGTGCAATTCTAGTTCAAGCAATCACAAATGTCAAGCTTTCAGAACTTGGAGATCTCTCAAATTACAATGAGTTCTTTGAGAACTTGGTTCATAAACCTGTTTTGAATGGCAATTTTTCTGAATTCCCTTTGGTTGTGGCTCAG GTGACAAGATTTGGGTGTGGAGGATATGCCATAGGAACAGGAATAAGCCATTCATTATTTGATGGACCAGCTGCATACGACTTTCTAAGTGCATGGGCAGCAAACTCAGCCATTTTCAAGGACCATCAATATGGAGGTGAGTTATTGCATAGGATCATCAGCCCAATGCATGAGAGAGGGAGGCTTTTGACGGGTAGCGTTGCAAATCGATGTTCGAGGTCGGGGACGGGAACGGTGGCGGTGGCGATCGATCATTTGTATAAGTTGATAATGCAAAGTGCAATGGGGAATGAGGAGGAAGTGGGGAAGAAGGAATATGTTTGTAAAACATTTAGAGTGAATAGAGGGATGATtgagaggttgaagaagaaTGCTTTGGGGGAAAATGGTGTTGCTGCTGCCTTTGCTTGTTCTTCATTTGATGTTATTGCTGCTCATCTATGGAAG GCAAGGACCAAGGCTTTGTCTGTGAGCAAAGAAAAGATGGTATGCTTACAATTTGCAGTGGACGCCAGGAACAAACTGATGCCTCCTCTGCCTAAAGGCTTCAGTGGCAACGCCTTTGTGCTTGCCTCAGTTGCCTTAACTGCAAAACAATTAGAGGAAGAAAGCTACAAAACAATAATCGAAATGATTCGAAACGCCAAGTCCCAAGTCGACAACGATTACATCAATGCATACCAACACGGCCTTGAAGGCCCTCAGGCTTCACTTCCTCCTCTCAAGGAACTCACTGTCGTATCAGATTGGACCAGAATGCCATTCCACAAAATTGAGTTCTTACATGGACAAGCTACCTATGCATCTCCATTGAAGCCACCGATCCTCGAGGTCGCTTACTTTCTGCAGAACCCCGCAGATAGCCAGGCGATCGATGTTCATGTCCCTTTGCTCGAGCATACTTTTGATGCTTTCTCTTCCTACTTCTTGACTAGGATGCAGTAA